In one Aromatoleum aromaticum EbN1 genomic region, the following are encoded:
- a CDS encoding glutathione S-transferase family protein: protein MTMTLYHCLSARSFRPLWMLEELGLPYELKVLPFPPRREAEPYLAVNPLGTIPAFFDGDTRLTESVAICQYLAARHSPRQLDVGSDEPAFGAYLNFLHFGEATLTFPQTLILRYSRFEPPERRLPQAAEDYTRWFLSRLRTLEPLLEHQEYLCAARFTAADVSVGYALLLADDIGLRDRFKPATRAYWQRLQARDGFRRALAAQQRAAVEQGVAPQSVARASGPF from the coding sequence ATGACGATGACCCTCTACCATTGTCTGAGCGCACGTTCGTTCCGCCCGTTATGGATGCTCGAAGAACTCGGGCTGCCGTACGAGCTGAAGGTGCTGCCGTTCCCGCCGCGGCGCGAGGCCGAGCCGTATCTCGCGGTCAATCCGCTCGGCACGATCCCGGCGTTCTTCGACGGCGACACGCGCCTGACCGAATCGGTGGCGATCTGCCAGTACCTCGCCGCGCGCCATTCGCCGCGGCAACTCGACGTCGGGAGCGACGAGCCGGCGTTCGGCGCCTACCTGAACTTCCTGCATTTCGGCGAGGCGACGCTGACGTTCCCGCAGACGCTGATCCTGCGCTACAGCCGCTTCGAGCCGCCGGAACGTCGGCTGCCGCAGGCGGCCGAAGACTATACGCGATGGTTCCTGTCGCGGCTGCGCACGCTCGAGCCGCTGCTCGAGCATCAGGAATATCTGTGCGCCGCTCGCTTCACCGCGGCCGACGTGTCGGTCGGCTACGCGCTGCTGCTCGCCGACGATATCGGGCTTCGGGACCGCTTCAAGCCGGCGACGCGTGCGTACTGGCAGCGCCTGCAGGCGCGCGACGGATTTCGACGGGCCCTCGCGGCGCAGCAGCGCGCGGCGGTCGAGCAGGGCGTGGCACCGCAATCGGTCGCCCGGGCGAGCGGCCCGTTCTGA
- a CDS encoding acetoacetate--CoA ligase has translation MTNNESGDRPLWTPRPEQIAATGIAAFTERARAATALSLGDYAALHAWSIHSPVAFWREVWDFGGVIGEQGERGLIDAERMPGATWFPDARLNFAENLLRESANPQALVFRGEDRLERRMTRAELRIEVARFAAALRALGIKAGDRVAAFMPNMPETLVAMLAASAIGAVFTSASPDFGVQGVLDRFGQTEPKLLIACDGYWYGGKAIDVRPKLAELAPQLPSVARLVVVPYLAAGGALDLSGVPGAVSYDDFVAPHLAATEPEYVRLPFNHPLYVMYSSGTTGVPKCIVHGAGGTLLQHLKEHKLHTDVREGDRLFYFTTCGWMMWNWLVSGLACGATLMLYDGNPFVDDGKLLWDYAQAERFTHFGTSAKYIETLAKGDVRPGQSHDLSALRAVLSTGSPLAPQSFDFVHEAIKRDVQLASISGGTDIISCFVLGNPALPVWRGEIQCIGLGLAVEVWDDDGRPVVGEKGELVCRKPFPSMPIGFWNDPDGAKYRAAYFERFPGVWCHGDFCEITAHGGLIIHGRSDATLNPGGVRIGTAEIYRQVEKLPEVLESIVIGQDWPPEAPTDVRVVLFVRLAEGVVLDDALAARIRQAIRDNATPRHVPAKIVQVADIPRTKSGKLVELAVRNVVHGQPVKNIEALANPDALEQFRDRAELRA, from the coding sequence ATGACAAACAACGAATCCGGCGATCGGCCGCTGTGGACGCCGCGGCCCGAACAGATCGCGGCGACCGGGATCGCCGCCTTCACCGAACGCGCTCGCGCCGCGACCGCCCTGTCGCTTGGCGACTACGCGGCGCTGCATGCCTGGTCGATCCATTCGCCGGTCGCGTTCTGGCGTGAGGTGTGGGACTTCGGCGGCGTCATCGGCGAGCAGGGCGAGCGCGGCCTGATCGACGCGGAACGGATGCCCGGCGCGACCTGGTTCCCCGATGCGCGACTGAACTTCGCCGAGAACCTGCTGCGCGAGTCCGCGAACCCGCAGGCGCTCGTGTTCCGCGGCGAGGACCGGCTCGAGCGGCGCATGACGCGCGCGGAACTGCGCATCGAGGTCGCGCGCTTCGCGGCCGCGTTGCGCGCGCTTGGCATCAAGGCGGGCGACCGCGTCGCCGCGTTCATGCCGAACATGCCCGAGACGCTCGTCGCGATGCTCGCGGCGTCCGCGATCGGCGCGGTGTTCACGAGCGCGTCGCCCGACTTCGGCGTGCAGGGCGTGCTCGACCGCTTCGGCCAGACCGAGCCGAAGCTCTTGATTGCGTGCGACGGCTACTGGTATGGCGGCAAGGCGATCGACGTGCGCCCGAAGCTCGCCGAGCTGGCCCCGCAGCTGCCGAGCGTCGCGCGGCTCGTCGTCGTGCCCTACCTTGCGGCCGGCGGCGCGCTCGATCTTTCGGGCGTGCCCGGCGCGGTGTCGTACGACGACTTCGTCGCGCCGCACCTCGCGGCGACCGAACCGGAATACGTCCGCCTGCCGTTCAACCATCCGTTGTACGTGATGTATTCGTCCGGCACGACCGGCGTGCCCAAATGCATCGTGCACGGCGCCGGCGGGACCTTGCTGCAGCACCTGAAGGAGCACAAGCTGCACACCGACGTGCGCGAAGGCGATCGCCTGTTCTACTTCACGACCTGCGGCTGGATGATGTGGAACTGGCTCGTCTCGGGCCTGGCCTGCGGCGCGACGCTGATGCTCTACGACGGCAACCCGTTTGTCGACGACGGCAAGCTGCTATGGGACTACGCGCAGGCCGAGCGCTTCACGCATTTCGGCACGTCGGCGAAATACATCGAGACGCTGGCGAAAGGCGACGTGCGCCCGGGGCAGTCCCACGACCTGTCGGCGCTGCGCGCGGTGCTGTCGACCGGCAGCCCGCTGGCACCACAAAGCTTCGACTTCGTCCATGAGGCGATCAAGCGCGACGTGCAGCTCGCATCGATCTCCGGCGGCACCGACATCATCTCGTGCTTCGTGCTCGGCAACCCCGCGCTGCCGGTGTGGCGCGGCGAGATCCAGTGCATCGGTCTCGGCCTCGCGGTCGAGGTGTGGGACGACGACGGCCGCCCGGTGGTCGGCGAGAAAGGCGAGCTCGTCTGCCGCAAGCCCTTCCCGAGCATGCCGATCGGCTTCTGGAATGACCCGGACGGCGCGAAGTACCGCGCCGCGTACTTCGAGCGTTTTCCGGGCGTGTGGTGTCACGGCGACTTCTGCGAGATCACCGCGCACGGCGGCCTGATCATCCATGGCCGCTCGGATGCGACGCTGAACCCGGGCGGCGTGCGTATCGGCACCGCCGAAATTTACCGCCAGGTCGAGAAGCTGCCGGAGGTGCTCGAATCGATCGTCATTGGCCAGGACTGGCCGCCCGAGGCGCCGACCGACGTGCGCGTCGTGCTGTTCGTGCGGCTCGCCGAAGGCGTCGTGCTCGACGACGCGCTCGCCGCCCGCATCCGGCAGGCGATCCGCGACAATGCGACGCCGCGCCACGTGCCGGCGAAAATCGTCCAGGTCGCGGACATCCCGCGCACGAAGAGCGGCAAGCTCGTCGAGCTCGCAGTGCGCAACGTCGTGCACGGGCAGCCGGTGAAGAACATCGAGGCGCTGGCGAACCCGGACGCGCTCGAGCAGTTTCGCGATCGCGCCGAACTTCGCGCCTGA
- the guaD gene encoding guanine deaminase encodes MSGLRAIRGEIVHFLGDPADLGADALAHFPDGLLIVRDGLVAELGPAADLLPRLPAGTTVDDYRGKLVLPGFIDTHIHYAQTDIVASYGEQVLAWLEKYTYPTERRFADPAHAAAVAEFFCDELLRNGTTTAMAFATVHPASVDALFAAARKRHMRMIAGKVLMDRNCPDFLRDPADGGDAESKALIERWHGRDRLLYAVTPRFAPTSTPAQMALAGRLFADHPGVYLQSHLAENEREVAWVARLYPEARSYLDVYERYGQLGARSVFAHCVWIDDTDRTRLAATGAAISFCPTSNLFLGSGLFDLDRAHAAGVRVGLGTDVGGGTSFSMLQTLNEAYKVQQLRGQRLPVERGFYLATRGGARSLYLDDRIGSFDTGREADLVVLDPAATPLLARRTAVATTLAERLFALMLLGDDRAVAATWVMGEPAWRRP; translated from the coding sequence ATGAGCGGATTGCGGGCAATCCGCGGCGAGATCGTGCACTTCCTCGGCGACCCGGCGGACCTCGGCGCCGACGCGCTGGCGCACTTTCCGGACGGGTTGCTGATCGTGCGCGACGGCCTCGTCGCCGAACTCGGCCCCGCCGCCGACCTCCTGCCCCGGCTGCCGGCCGGAACGACTGTCGACGACTACCGTGGCAAGCTCGTCCTGCCCGGCTTCATCGACACGCACATCCATTACGCGCAGACCGACATCGTCGCGAGCTATGGCGAACAGGTGCTCGCGTGGCTCGAGAAATATACCTACCCGACCGAACGGCGTTTCGCCGATCCGGCTCACGCGGCGGCGGTCGCGGAGTTCTTCTGCGACGAGCTGCTGCGGAACGGCACGACGACCGCGATGGCGTTTGCGACCGTGCATCCAGCGTCCGTCGATGCGCTGTTCGCCGCGGCGCGCAAACGGCACATGCGGATGATCGCCGGCAAAGTGCTGATGGACCGTAACTGCCCGGACTTCCTGCGCGACCCCGCCGACGGCGGCGATGCGGAATCGAAGGCGCTGATCGAGCGCTGGCACGGCCGCGATCGCCTGCTGTATGCGGTGACGCCGCGTTTCGCCCCGACCTCGACGCCTGCGCAGATGGCGCTTGCCGGACGCCTCTTCGCCGATCATCCCGGCGTCTATCTGCAGTCCCACCTCGCCGAGAACGAGCGCGAAGTGGCCTGGGTCGCGAGGCTCTACCCGGAAGCGCGCAGCTACCTCGACGTCTATGAACGCTACGGCCAGCTCGGCGCGCGCAGCGTGTTCGCGCACTGCGTGTGGATCGACGACACCGATCGCACCCGCCTGGCGGCGACGGGGGCGGCGATCAGCTTCTGCCCGACCTCGAACCTGTTCCTCGGCTCGGGCCTGTTCGATCTCGACCGGGCGCACGCCGCGGGCGTGCGGGTCGGGCTCGGCACCGACGTTGGCGGCGGCACCAGCTTCTCGATGCTGCAGACGCTCAACGAAGCCTACAAGGTGCAGCAACTCCGGGGACAGCGGCTGCCGGTCGAGCGCGGCTTCTACCTCGCGACCCGCGGCGGCGCGCGCAGCCTGTATCTCGACGACCGCATCGGCAGTTTCGACACCGGACGCGAAGCCGACCTGGTGGTGCTGGACCCGGCCGCGACGCCGTTGCTCGCCCGGCGCACGGCCGTCGCCACGACCCTCGCCGAGCGGCTGTTCGCGCTGATGCTGCTCGGCGACGACCGCGCCGTCGCGGCGACGTGGGTGATGGGCGAACCGGCGTGGCGCCGGCCGTGA
- a CDS encoding HNH endonuclease: MQHPWILTLDSRGLPHRWISWQAACHYYALDMVAWVVGNRQFRFVGGICRATGLRSEITANSIIAIKGRSFRPDSHSQVPPLNNRELFHRDRHICAYCGDRFSGHILTREHIVPVSQGGRDVWMNVVTSCRPCNQRKSGRTPEQARMPLLYAPYVPNKAEYLILCNRQILADQMDFLARHLPHQSRLHVP, translated from the coding sequence GTGCAACACCCCTGGATCCTCACGCTCGACAGCCGCGGCCTGCCGCACCGCTGGATAAGCTGGCAGGCGGCGTGCCACTACTATGCTCTCGACATGGTCGCATGGGTCGTCGGAAACCGGCAGTTCCGCTTCGTCGGGGGAATCTGTCGCGCCACCGGGCTGCGTTCCGAAATCACCGCGAACAGCATCATCGCGATCAAGGGACGCAGCTTCCGTCCGGACAGCCACAGCCAGGTTCCGCCGCTGAACAACCGCGAACTGTTTCACCGCGACCGTCACATCTGCGCCTATTGCGGCGACCGCTTCTCGGGCCACATCCTGACGCGCGAGCACATCGTCCCGGTTTCGCAGGGCGGGCGCGACGTGTGGATGAATGTCGTAACCTCGTGCCGGCCCTGCAACCAGCGCAAGAGCGGGCGCACGCCGGAACAGGCGCGGATGCCGCTGCTGTATGCACCGTACGTGCCGAACAAGGCCGAATACCTGATCCTGTGCAACCGCCAGATCCTCGCCGACCAGATGGATTTCCTCGCCCGCCACCTGCCGCACCAGAGCCGGCTGCACGTTCCCTGA